In one Culex quinquefasciatus strain JHB chromosome 2, VPISU_Cqui_1.0_pri_paternal, whole genome shotgun sequence genomic region, the following are encoded:
- the LOC6045876 gene encoding uncharacterized protein LOC6045876: MNSHPEPSSSDPEAKLLQTVRHCLEGDSYLRRARCDMRRKVLETIQGTGENLFAGNTADQQLPPRPIRLINQLILEYLDWYNLQYTAEMFAVESGTGRLEAPVRRQMLQSSLKSVLEDPVEFQPDLPVLAELVMKLTVDDME, from the coding sequence ATGAACTCCCACCCGGAACCCTCCAGCTCCGACCCCGAAGCAAAACTGCTCCAAACGGTGCGCCACTGTCTGGAGGGGGACTCGTACCTGCGGCGTGCCCGTTGCGACATGCGCCGCAAGGTCCTCGAAACGATCCAGGGCACCGGAGAAAATCTGttcgctggcaacactgctgacCAGCAACTGCCGCCGCGCCCGATCCGGCTGATCAACCAGCTGATCCTGGAATACCTGGACTGGTACAACCTGCAGTACACGGCCGAGATGTTCGCCGTGGAGTCCGGAACGGGCCGGCTGGAGGCTCCCGTGCGGCGCCAGATGCTGCAGAGTTCGCTGAAGTCGGTGCTGGAGGATCCGGTCGAGTTTCAGCCGGATCTGCCGGTGCTGGCGGAGCTGGTCATGAAGCTGACGGTTGACGATATGGAGTGA